One region of Fimbriiglobus ruber genomic DNA includes:
- a CDS encoding helix-turn-helix domain-containing protein: MDDLSRFCCLNETCRDHGKRGHGNLTVPMRYGPNQTRLLRCSTCRTRFSERKGTPLFDTRLPADKALSVLAHVAEGIGTRKTARLTGVHPDTVTRYIRRAGHHAEQLHDELVAFSPSDDRSPVR; the protein is encoded by the coding sequence ATGGATGACCTGAGTCGGTTCTGCTGCCTCAACGAGACGTGCCGGGATCACGGGAAGCGGGGCCACGGGAATCTGACCGTGCCCATGCGGTACGGGCCGAACCAGACCCGCCTGCTCCGGTGTTCGACCTGCCGGACGCGGTTCTCGGAGCGGAAAGGGACGCCCCTGTTCGATACCCGGTTGCCGGCCGACAAAGCCCTGTCGGTCCTCGCTCATGTGGCCGAGGGCATCGGCACGCGGAAGACCGCTCGATTGACCGGTGTCCACCCCGATACGGTCACCCGGTACATCCGCCGGGCCGGTCACCATGCCGAACAACTCCACGATGAACTCGTGGCTTTTTCCCCCTCGGACGACCGAAGTCCCGTTCGATGA
- a CDS encoding zinc-dependent alcohol dehydrogenase codes for MKALCWHGKNDVRVDTVPDPKIQDARDAVIKVTATAICGSDLHLYDGYMPTMKSGDILGHEFMGEVVELGSAVTNLKKGDRVVVPFTMACGSCFFCRKTLFSCCDNSNPNHELAEEAMGHSPSGLFGYSHMLGGFPGGQAEYVRVPFADVGPYKVPAGLPDEKVLFLTDIFPTGYMAAEQADIEPGDTVAVWGCRPVGQFAIKSAWMFGAGRVIAIDTVPERLKLAQTHGKAETIDFMHVESSVYDRLQEMTKGRGPDRCIDAVGAEAHGTGSIPAVLDKVKATVGLGTDRPSSLRQAIMCCRKGGTVSVPGVYVGFLDKMPMGAFVNKALTMKTGQTHVHRYLKPLMEKIEKGEIDPSFLITHRLPLADAPAAYKAFRDKQDGCIKVVLRP; via the coding sequence ATGAAGGCGTTGTGCTGGCACGGCAAGAATGACGTCCGCGTCGATACCGTCCCCGATCCCAAAATCCAAGACGCCCGCGACGCCGTCATCAAGGTGACGGCTACCGCCATCTGTGGGTCCGATCTGCACCTGTATGACGGGTACATGCCGACGATGAAGTCCGGCGACATCCTCGGTCACGAGTTCATGGGCGAAGTCGTCGAACTCGGGTCCGCGGTCACCAATTTGAAAAAGGGCGACCGGGTCGTGGTTCCGTTCACGATGGCCTGCGGGTCGTGTTTCTTTTGCCGGAAGACCCTGTTCTCCTGCTGCGACAACTCGAACCCCAATCACGAACTCGCCGAGGAGGCGATGGGGCACTCCCCGAGCGGGCTGTTCGGGTACTCGCACATGTTGGGCGGCTTCCCAGGCGGGCAGGCGGAGTACGTCCGCGTACCATTCGCCGATGTCGGGCCGTATAAGGTGCCAGCGGGCTTGCCGGATGAGAAGGTCTTGTTCCTGACCGACATCTTCCCGACCGGGTACATGGCCGCCGAGCAGGCGGACATCGAACCGGGCGACACGGTCGCGGTATGGGGGTGCAGGCCGGTCGGCCAGTTCGCCATCAAGAGCGCCTGGATGTTCGGTGCCGGACGAGTGATCGCGATCGACACCGTGCCCGAGCGACTTAAACTGGCCCAAACACATGGGAAGGCGGAGACGATCGACTTCATGCACGTCGAGAGCAGCGTTTACGACCGGCTCCAGGAGATGACCAAAGGGCGCGGGCCGGACCGGTGCATCGATGCCGTCGGGGCCGAGGCCCACGGGACGGGCAGCATTCCGGCCGTACTCGACAAAGTCAAGGCAACAGTCGGACTAGGGACCGACCGTCCAAGCTCTCTCCGACAAGCCATTATGTGCTGCCGGAAGGGCGGCACGGTGTCAGTCCCTGGCGTTTACGTTGGGTTCCTCGACAAGATGCCCATGGGGGCCTTCGTGAACAAGGCATTGACGATGAAAACTGGGCAGACGCACGTCCACCGATACCTCAAGCCGTTGATGGAGAAGATCGAGAAGGGCGAGATCGACCCGTCATTCCTGATCACCCACCGGCTTCCGTTGGCGGACGCCCCGGCGGCGTACAAGGCGTTCCGCGACAAGCAGGACGGCTGCATCAAGGTCGTTCTCAGGCCCTGA
- a CDS encoding class I SAM-dependent methyltransferase, whose protein sequence is MSKFTWSPTPMVRAAPDYDAYQGAFHEAFRAELYGILDTLPIPSGGHVLDVPCGDGFYSRRLVERLGPGERLTAVDVSEGSLGRTRKAVAGTRPHVVVQNADAYNLPFEDAALDLVWCAQSLISLDPLRALREMFRVVKRDGVVAILEVDEFHHVLLPWPGELEAALPSAVHAASVQKYGDGVKLAPTRKLRGIFGRAGFQAVHRVTYSFDRAAPFDRPTTTFLTRHLEHLRSFAYPFLPSGLQAVFDRTTDPDADNSLYHLPDAELICINAVYHARPSNDSGE, encoded by the coding sequence ATGTCGAAGTTCACCTGGAGCCCGACGCCAATGGTACGTGCGGCCCCCGATTACGACGCCTACCAAGGGGCATTCCACGAAGCGTTCCGGGCCGAGCTTTACGGAATTCTTGACACCCTTCCCATTCCCTCAGGCGGTCACGTCCTCGACGTGCCGTGCGGTGACGGATTCTATTCCCGCCGCCTGGTCGAACGTCTCGGACCTGGAGAGCGATTGACCGCCGTTGACGTAAGCGAAGGATCTCTGGGCCGGACCCGTAAAGCCGTGGCCGGAACCCGGCCGCACGTCGTGGTTCAAAATGCGGATGCCTATAACCTGCCGTTCGAGGACGCCGCGTTGGACCTGGTCTGGTGCGCCCAGAGTCTGATCAGCCTGGACCCGCTCCGTGCCCTCCGCGAGATGTTCCGGGTCGTCAAACGCGACGGGGTCGTGGCGATCCTGGAAGTGGACGAATTCCACCACGTTCTGCTGCCGTGGCCGGGGGAGTTGGAGGCGGCGCTCCCTTCCGCCGTCCACGCCGCCAGTGTCCAAAAGTACGGCGACGGGGTGAAACTGGCCCCCACACGAAAGCTGCGAGGGATTTTCGGGCGGGCGGGATTTCAGGCGGTTCACAGGGTGACCTACTCGTTCGACCGGGCCGCACCGTTCGACCGCCCCACTACCACATTCTTGACCCGCCACCTCGAACACTTGCGGTCGTTTGCGTACCCGTTTTTACCGTCAGGATTGCAAGCCGTGTTCGACCGGACCACCGACCCGGACGCGGACAATTCGCTTTATCACCTCCCGGACGCCGAATTGATTTGCATTAACGCGGTATACCACGCGCGACCGTCTAATGACTCTGGCGAGTAG
- a CDS encoding isocitrate lyase/PEP mutase family protein — protein sequence MPQPEGLALSPASRPTWRALLDDGHPLQLPAAHDALTARLIARAGFKAYQVGGFALAGARYAFPDIDLIHYYEENEAIRQIVSASPLPVLVDANDGFGDVKNVMRTVRGYEELGVSGIFIEDQVAPVSCGQMGNKEVVSVKQMVGKIKAALAARRSADTFIIARTDGRSAVNVAEAIKRGEAYRDAGADGVYVEGLRSAAELKRVGRALDGIPLATTMMEGGGQLAWIVPEEVHGYGFQMILYPTTVLFQVTRAIERGLAGLKGGKPMAGGVDLDRFEEIVGMPGWQEVVKQFYHE from the coding sequence ATGCCCCAGCCCGAAGGCCTCGCCTTGTCTCCCGCCAGTCGTCCGACCTGGCGGGCATTGCTCGACGACGGGCACCCGCTCCAACTTCCCGCCGCCCACGACGCCTTGACCGCCCGGCTGATCGCGCGGGCCGGGTTCAAAGCCTACCAGGTCGGGGGATTCGCACTGGCCGGCGCGCGGTACGCGTTCCCGGACATCGACCTGATCCACTACTACGAGGAGAACGAGGCGATCCGACAGATCGTGTCCGCGTCCCCGCTGCCCGTGCTGGTGGACGCCAACGACGGGTTCGGAGACGTGAAGAACGTGATGCGGACCGTCCGCGGGTACGAGGAATTGGGCGTCAGTGGCATCTTTATCGAGGACCAGGTGGCGCCGGTCAGCTGCGGGCAAATGGGGAACAAGGAAGTCGTTTCTGTCAAGCAAATGGTGGGTAAGATCAAGGCGGCTCTGGCCGCGCGCAGGAGTGCCGACACGTTCATCATCGCGCGGACCGACGGCCGCAGTGCCGTGAACGTCGCGGAAGCAATCAAGCGGGGCGAGGCGTACCGGGATGCGGGGGCGGACGGGGTGTACGTCGAGGGCCTGCGGAGCGCGGCCGAATTGAAGCGGGTCGGCCGGGCTTTGGACGGCATCCCCCTCGCGACGACCATGATGGAGGGTGGGGGTCAGCTCGCGTGGATCGTGCCGGAAGAGGTCCACGGCTACGGCTTCCAAATGATCCTATACCCGACGACCGTTCTGTTCCAGGTGACCAGGGCCATCGAGAGAGGGCTGGCAGGGTTGAAGGGCGGGAAACCCATGGCCGGCGGTGTGGACCTCGACAGGTTCGAGGAGATCGTCGGGATGCCCGGCTGGCAGGAAGTGGTCAAACAGTTCTATCACGAGTGA
- a CDS encoding DUF72 domain-containing protein → MAENTSNNSAGVRVGCAGWSLPKEYSPLFPSEGTHLTRYAARFPAVEINSSFYRPHLPATYARWGESVPGDFLFSVKLPKVITHERRLADVNDILNRFLRETDHLDSKRGPLLVQLPPSLSFSAAPTKTFLAGLRERFDGPVALEPRHASWFEAAADRLVTKYRVARVAADPSVVAAASDPGGWAGLVYYRLHGSPKMYHSAYPPEYLEALSAKLSILAKSAAVWCIFDNTADGAATANALDLLNLVRTA, encoded by the coding sequence ATGGCCGAGAACACGTCAAACAATTCGGCTGGGGTTCGCGTTGGCTGTGCCGGTTGGTCCCTTCCGAAGGAGTATTCCCCTCTCTTCCCGTCCGAAGGCACCCACCTCACTCGATACGCCGCCCGATTTCCCGCCGTCGAGATCAATTCGTCCTTCTACCGACCGCATCTCCCGGCCACATACGCCCGCTGGGGCGAATCCGTACCCGGAGACTTTCTGTTCTCCGTCAAGCTGCCGAAAGTCATCACCCACGAACGGCGCCTCGCTGATGTAAACGACATTCTCAACCGCTTCCTCCGGGAGACGGACCACCTCGATAGCAAGCGGGGCCCGCTTCTCGTCCAACTCCCGCCCAGTTTGTCTTTCTCAGCCGCTCCGACGAAGACCTTCTTGGCCGGCCTACGAGAGCGTTTCGACGGACCCGTCGCGCTCGAGCCCCGACACGCGAGTTGGTTCGAGGCTGCGGCCGACCGCCTCGTAACGAAGTATCGGGTGGCCCGGGTCGCCGCCGACCCGTCGGTTGTCGCGGCGGCTTCGGATCCGGGCGGGTGGGCCGGTCTCGTATATTATCGCCTGCACGGATCACCGAAGATGTACCACTCGGCGTACCCGCCGGAGTATCTCGAAGCCCTCTCGGCCAAGTTGTCCATCCTTGCGAAGTCCGCCGCGGTGTGGTGCATTTTCGATAACACGGCGGACGGTGCGGCCACTGCGAACGCACTCGACTTACTCAATCTCGTTCGGACGGCCTAA
- a CDS encoding recombinase family protein produces the protein MKRTSKTPAATERSVVRCAIYTRKSTDEGLDQAYNSLDAQRDAGEAYVRSQAGDGWRAIPERYDDGGFGGGTTDRPALRRLLADIAAGKVDAVVVYKVDRLSRSLLDFAGLMHTFDQHKVSFVSVTQQFNTATSMGRLVLHVLLSFAQFERELIGERTRDKIAATRRKGKWAGGWPVLGYDVDPVARKLIVNPVEAGRVRAIFALYRDHGSLLPVVDELARRGWRTKAWTTRAGAAKGDRPFTRTGLHQTLTNVVYAGKVKHKDAVHPGEHEAIIAADVWEKVQAQLARAGKAGGAAEPARFGAILQGLLRCRPCGCAMTPTHATRGAKKYRYYVCNAAQKKGWRTCPSKTVPAAQMEDLVVAQIRGIGKDPVLVREVVEQARQQSADRVAELTRDRKGITAELKALHAEVAAVSARLGAGDDGPGLSRLVDLHARVAAAEGRARELDDQLQTARAEEIEPAVAASALAAFDPVWGTLTPREQGRVLRLLVDRVEYDGGRGKVGIAFRPAGLATLGTEWAAAEHGEQI, from the coding sequence ATGAAACGAACCTCGAAAACCCCGGCAGCGACCGAGCGGTCGGTCGTGCGGTGTGCGATCTACACGCGGAAGAGCACGGACGAGGGCCTCGACCAGGCGTACAACTCGCTCGACGCCCAGCGGGACGCCGGGGAGGCCTACGTCCGGAGCCAGGCCGGGGACGGGTGGCGGGCGATCCCCGAGCGGTACGACGACGGCGGGTTCGGCGGCGGCACCACCGACCGGCCCGCCCTCCGGCGACTCCTCGCCGACATCGCGGCGGGGAAGGTCGACGCGGTCGTCGTGTACAAGGTCGACCGGCTGAGCCGGTCCCTGCTCGACTTCGCCGGGCTCATGCACACGTTCGACCAGCACAAGGTGTCGTTCGTGTCCGTCACCCAGCAGTTCAACACGGCCACCAGCATGGGCCGGCTGGTACTCCACGTCCTGCTTTCGTTCGCCCAGTTCGAGCGGGAGCTGATCGGCGAGCGGACGCGGGACAAGATCGCGGCCACCCGTCGGAAGGGCAAGTGGGCCGGCGGGTGGCCGGTCCTCGGGTACGACGTCGACCCCGTGGCCCGCAAGCTGATCGTCAACCCGGTTGAGGCGGGCCGGGTGCGGGCCATCTTCGCTCTGTACCGGGACCACGGGTCGCTCCTCCCGGTGGTCGACGAACTCGCCCGCCGGGGGTGGCGGACGAAGGCGTGGACGACCAGGGCCGGGGCCGCCAAGGGCGACCGCCCGTTCACCCGCACCGGCCTGCACCAGACGCTGACCAACGTCGTCTACGCCGGGAAGGTCAAGCACAAGGATGCCGTCCACCCGGGTGAACACGAGGCCATCATCGCCGCGGACGTGTGGGAGAAGGTGCAGGCCCAGCTCGCCCGGGCGGGGAAGGCCGGCGGGGCGGCCGAGCCGGCCCGGTTCGGGGCCATCCTGCAGGGCCTCCTGCGGTGCCGCCCGTGCGGGTGCGCGATGACCCCGACGCACGCGACCCGGGGGGCCAAGAAGTACCGGTACTACGTGTGCAACGCGGCCCAGAAGAAGGGGTGGCGGACGTGCCCGTCGAAGACCGTCCCGGCCGCCCAGATGGAGGACCTGGTGGTCGCCCAGATCCGCGGGATCGGGAAGGACCCGGTCCTGGTGCGGGAGGTGGTCGAGCAGGCCCGCCAGCAATCCGCCGACCGGGTTGCCGAGCTAACCCGTGACCGGAAAGGCATCACGGCCGAGTTGAAGGCGCTGCACGCCGAGGTGGCGGCCGTGTCGGCCCGGCTGGGGGCGGGGGACGACGGCCCGGGACTGAGCCGGTTGGTCGACTTGCACGCCCGGGTCGCGGCCGCCGAAGGCCGGGCGCGGGAGTTGGACGATCAACTCCAGACGGCCCGGGCCGAGGAGATCGAACCGGCCGTGGCGGCCTCGGCCCTGGCCGCGTTCGACCCGGTGTGGGGAACACTGACCCCGCGGGAGCAGGGGCGGGTGCTGCGGCTGCTCGTCGACCGGGTGGAGTACGACGGCGGGCGGGGCAAGGTTGGGATCGCGTTCCGCCCGGCCGGACTGGCGACGCTGGGGACCGAGTGGGCGGCGGCCGAACACGGAGAGCAGATATGA
- the poxB gene encoding ubiquinone-dependent pyruvate dehydrogenase codes for MARSKVAELVVETLVAAGVRRVYGLAGDSLNGITDAIRKRKDITWVHVRHEEAAAFAAGAEAHLTGELIACAGSCGPGNLHLINGLYDCHRSRVPVVAIAAQIPSREVGSGYFQETRPEALFRECSHYCETVAHPEQMPRVLDIAVRTAIERRGVSVVVLPGDVATQTAEFPTPRVAPRRAAPVVRPSDVEVAELAGLLNAARKVTILGGAGCAGAHADLMALAERLKAPIVHAMRGKEFIEPDNPFDVGMTGLLGFSSGYRAMMACDTLLMLGTDFPYTQFFPDKATIIQVDLRGEQIGRRTRVDLGLVGDVGDTIRAVLPSLSEKDDRSHLDDAIRHYEEARQGLDDLADGKPGRKPIHPQYVARVLDESAAADAVFACDVGTPTIWAARYLRMNGKRRLLGSFAHGSMANALPQAIGAQLAYPGRQVVTLSGDGGLAMLLGDLLSLRQLNAPVKLVVFNNGSLGFVELEMKAAGILDFATDLTNPNFAKLAEAVGLLGLRAEDPEDVRPMIGQLLAHPGPALLDVVVNRQELAMPPTIDVAQAAGFSLYMIKAVLNGRGDEVLDLARTNLFR; via the coding sequence ATGGCGCGGTCAAAAGTTGCGGAGTTGGTGGTCGAAACGCTGGTCGCGGCCGGGGTCCGCCGGGTGTACGGACTGGCCGGCGATTCCCTGAACGGGATCACCGACGCGATCCGCAAGCGGAAGGACATCACCTGGGTCCACGTCCGGCACGAGGAGGCGGCCGCGTTCGCCGCCGGGGCCGAGGCGCACCTCACCGGCGAGCTAATCGCTTGCGCCGGGAGCTGCGGGCCGGGGAACCTGCACCTCATCAACGGCCTGTACGACTGCCACCGCAGTCGGGTGCCGGTCGTCGCCATCGCGGCCCAAATCCCGAGTCGGGAGGTCGGCAGCGGGTACTTCCAGGAGACCCGCCCCGAGGCCTTATTCCGCGAGTGCAGCCACTACTGCGAGACGGTCGCCCACCCCGAGCAGATGCCCCGCGTCCTCGACATCGCGGTCCGCACCGCGATCGAGCGCCGGGGCGTGTCGGTGGTCGTTCTACCGGGTGATGTCGCGACCCAGACGGCCGAGTTCCCGACTCCGCGAGTCGCCCCGCGGCGGGCCGCCCCGGTGGTCCGCCCGTCCGACGTGGAGGTCGCGGAACTCGCGGGCCTGCTGAACGCCGCCCGGAAGGTCACGATCCTCGGCGGGGCCGGGTGTGCCGGGGCGCACGCCGATCTGATGGCCCTCGCAGAGCGGCTCAAAGCCCCCATCGTTCACGCCATGCGGGGCAAGGAGTTTATCGAACCGGACAACCCGTTCGATGTCGGCATGACCGGACTGCTCGGGTTCTCGTCCGGCTACCGGGCAATGATGGCGTGCGACACCCTGCTCATGCTCGGGACCGACTTCCCGTACACCCAGTTCTTCCCGGACAAGGCTACGATCATCCAGGTGGACCTGCGGGGCGAGCAGATCGGCCGGCGCACGCGGGTAGACCTCGGCCTCGTCGGGGACGTCGGGGACACAATCCGGGCGGTGCTGCCGTCCCTGTCCGAGAAGGACGACCGTTCCCACCTCGACGACGCGATTCGCCACTACGAGGAGGCGCGGCAGGGGCTCGACGACTTGGCGGATGGGAAACCGGGCCGGAAGCCGATCCACCCGCAGTACGTCGCACGGGTACTGGACGAGTCGGCCGCGGCCGACGCGGTCTTTGCGTGCGACGTGGGCACCCCGACCATCTGGGCCGCCCGGTACCTGCGGATGAACGGGAAGCGGCGGTTGCTGGGGTCGTTCGCCCACGGGTCGATGGCCAACGCCCTCCCGCAAGCGATCGGTGCGCAGCTCGCTTACCCCGGCCGGCAGGTGGTGACGCTATCCGGCGACGGCGGCCTGGCGATGCTCCTCGGTGACCTCCTCTCCCTACGGCAACTCAACGCGCCGGTGAAACTGGTGGTGTTCAACAACGGGTCGTTGGGGTTCGTGGAACTGGAAATGAAGGCGGCCGGAATCCTCGATTTCGCGACCGACCTGACCAACCCGAACTTCGCGAAACTCGCCGAGGCGGTCGGGCTGCTCGGGTTGCGGGCGGAAGACCCGGAAGACGTGCGGCCGATGATCGGGCAACTGCTGGCCCATCCGGGACCAGCCCTGTTGGACGTGGTCGTGAACCGGCAGGAGTTGGCGATGCCACCGACGATCGACGTGGCTCAGGCGGCCGGCTTCAGCCTTTACATGATCAAGGCGGTTCTCAACGGCCGGGGGGACGAGGTTCTCGACCTAGCACGCACCAACCTGTTCCGATAA
- a CDS encoding alpha/beta hydrolase, whose protein sequence is MDPKTALVRLSVMDDEVFAPTEIGNLVLDEYAPAERFGRLGRVVSPALIPAGAYFDAHFHASIKERATRLGDAPIVVMVHGFLADPREAVRPDASQRTNNPHDYCYHFSAGPGPYWLHTASWPRGLGFIEGDGGAAGLGIAFGWNSTPDLLTQGFHATLAVARKKLSRADQIALPLDLLELAAATPEIVAAAKAIPVPTSVDRVRQGIERLDDLLTAVEEPLIRLGDRLPDLYREPYRRADLAAWVLIKVIRTVSATLPGRPVDVFCHSLGSRVVVQALHQMAIEAQKPGGGALRALMDRVGRVIIVGGAEYTAPARRMLAEIRKVR, encoded by the coding sequence GTGGACCCCAAGACCGCCCTCGTTCGACTTTCCGTCATGGACGACGAGGTGTTTGCCCCCACGGAGATTGGGAACCTCGTACTCGATGAGTACGCCCCAGCGGAGCGGTTCGGTCGGCTCGGCCGGGTTGTTTCACCCGCCCTGATACCCGCGGGCGCGTACTTCGATGCACACTTTCACGCCTCGATCAAAGAACGGGCGACGCGACTCGGAGATGCCCCGATCGTGGTGATGGTCCACGGCTTCTTAGCAGATCCGCGCGAGGCCGTCCGGCCCGATGCCTCGCAGCGGACCAACAACCCCCACGACTACTGCTACCACTTCTCTGCCGGGCCCGGGCCGTACTGGTTGCATACCGCCAGCTGGCCGCGCGGGTTGGGCTTCATCGAGGGTGACGGGGGGGCCGCGGGATTGGGAATCGCATTCGGATGGAACAGTACTCCTGATCTGCTCACCCAGGGCTTCCACGCGACGCTTGCGGTGGCCCGCAAAAAACTTTCGCGAGCGGACCAGATCGCCTTGCCGCTCGACCTCCTGGAACTCGCGGCTGCGACTCCCGAGATCGTGGCGGCGGCCAAAGCGATCCCCGTGCCGACGAGCGTCGACCGGGTGCGTCAGGGCATCGAACGTCTCGACGATCTGCTGACCGCCGTCGAGGAACCGCTGATCAGGTTGGGCGACCGCCTACCGGATCTCTACCGCGAGCCGTACAGGCGAGCTGACCTAGCCGCGTGGGTATTGATCAAAGTCATTCGGACGGTTTCGGCCACCCTGCCAGGGCGTCCCGTCGATGTCTTCTGCCACAGTTTGGGCTCGCGCGTCGTCGTTCAGGCATTGCACCAGATGGCGATCGAAGCTCAGAAACCAGGCGGCGGCGCGTTGCGGGCTCTTATGGATCGGGTAGGCCGCGTCATCATCGTGGGCGGAGCGGAATATACCGCGCCCGCCAGGCGGATGCTCGCCGAGATCCGCAAGGTCCGCTGA
- a CDS encoding DUF2924 domain-containing protein, translated as MSQDIGRAIAALPRMTVKQLRAKYAEVFGEATNGHNKAWLVKRIAWRLQAKTQGGLSDRAKKRAAELADDADLRVTAPKVPTAKESPPVAREVGFAADERLPPPGTIITRPYKSRTLHVRVLATGFEHDGIVYTSLSAVAKAITGSHCNGFRFFRLVAKDGAE; from the coding sequence ATGTCCCAGGACATCGGGCGGGCGATCGCAGCTCTGCCCCGGATGACGGTCAAGCAACTCCGGGCCAAGTACGCCGAGGTGTTCGGAGAGGCGACGAACGGGCACAACAAGGCGTGGCTGGTTAAACGGATCGCGTGGCGGCTCCAGGCCAAGACTCAGGGCGGGCTGTCCGACCGGGCCAAGAAGCGGGCGGCCGAGCTGGCCGACGACGCCGATCTCCGGGTCACCGCACCCAAAGTCCCCACCGCGAAGGAATCACCTCCGGTGGCCCGCGAAGTCGGGTTCGCGGCCGACGAGCGGCTGCCCCCGCCCGGCACGATCATCACCCGCCCGTACAAGAGCCGCACGCTCCACGTCCGCGTCCTGGCCACCGGCTTCGAGCACGATGGGATCGTGTACACGTCCCTCAGCGCGGTCGCCAAGGCCATCACCGGGTCGCACTGCAACGGGTTCCGATTCTTCCGCCTCGTCGCGAAGGACGGTGCCGAATGA
- a CDS encoding YgaP family membrane protein, giving the protein MTDAQNFSLTRQGVRDLDRPIHPTGRVNVGLSERAASTVGGAVLAGLGVGHLNVLGLLLVAAGGALVYRGLTGHCSTYAATGTTTAV; this is encoded by the coding sequence ATGACAGATGCACAGAATTTCTCCCTGACCCGTCAGGGGGTGCGGGACCTGGACCGTCCGATCCACCCGACCGGGCGTGTGAATGTCGGACTGAGCGAACGAGCGGCGTCCACCGTCGGCGGCGCCGTTCTGGCCGGATTGGGGGTCGGCCACTTGAACGTTCTCGGGCTCCTTCTGGTCGCGGCCGGTGGGGCATTGGTTTACCGTGGCCTGACGGGGCATTGCTCGACCTACGCGGCCACCGGAACGACCACCGCCGTGTAA